The following are encoded together in the Pseudomonas xantholysinigenes genome:
- a CDS encoding OprD family porin yields the protein MLKTRISLVALAMIAATQAQANDQAESKGFIEDSHANVLLRNAFINRDKKHHVNDQSQWGQAFIGNFSSGFTQGTVGVGVDAFALYAVRLDGGKGRNGGGGIDFFKRENTLNARERSDAANDLSRAGAAIKFRVSNTVLKYGDQMPALPVLQYDDSRLLPESYSGTLITSKEIKGLELNAGRFTSEVQKSAQGHDSGRLKSINVLGGSYKFTDNFTASLYTADNEDVMKKHYLGMNYVYPIAADQSLTLDFNGYKSKLDKKFITKWDMPEGDRDNTIWSLAATYAFGPHSVTIAHQRSTGDTGYNYGGYQRNGGFGDGGSTIYLANSYWSDFNAEDERSWQIGYGLDFGAFGVPGLTYKIAYVRGDNINTHGFGEGKEREIFNQLRYVVQEGPAKDLSVKLRGSFLRTNNAVQQNGYNDDGNEVRVFVEYPISIF from the coding sequence ATGTTGAAAACCAGGATCAGCCTGGTCGCCCTGGCGATGATCGCCGCGACCCAGGCACAGGCCAATGACCAGGCCGAAAGCAAGGGCTTCATCGAGGACAGCCACGCCAACGTCCTGCTGCGCAACGCCTTTATCAACCGCGACAAGAAGCACCACGTCAACGACCAGTCGCAATGGGGCCAGGCCTTCATCGGCAACTTCTCCTCCGGTTTCACCCAAGGCACCGTCGGTGTGGGCGTCGACGCGTTCGCGCTGTACGCCGTGCGCCTGGATGGTGGCAAGGGCCGCAACGGTGGTGGCGGCATCGACTTCTTCAAGCGCGAAAACACGCTCAATGCGCGTGAGCGCAGCGACGCGGCCAACGACCTGTCCCGCGCTGGCGCGGCGATCAAGTTCCGCGTTTCCAACACCGTGCTCAAGTACGGTGACCAGATGCCGGCCCTGCCAGTGCTGCAGTACGACGATTCGCGCCTGCTGCCAGAAAGCTACAGCGGCACCCTGATCACTTCCAAGGAGATCAAGGGCCTGGAGCTGAACGCCGGTCGCTTCACCAGCGAAGTGCAGAAGAGCGCCCAAGGCCACGACAGCGGTCGCTTGAAGTCGATCAACGTCCTGGGCGGCAGCTACAAGTTCACTGACAACTTCACCGCGTCGCTGTACACCGCCGACAACGAAGACGTGATGAAGAAGCACTACCTGGGCATGAACTACGTCTACCCGATCGCGGCTGACCAGTCCCTGACCCTGGACTTCAACGGCTACAAGTCCAAGCTGGACAAGAAGTTCATCACCAAGTGGGACATGCCGGAAGGCGATCGCGACAACACCATCTGGAGCCTGGCGGCGACCTACGCCTTCGGCCCGCACTCGGTGACCATCGCCCACCAGCGCAGCACCGGCGACACCGGCTACAACTACGGTGGCTACCAGCGTAACGGCGGCTTCGGTGACGGTGGTTCGACCATCTACCTGGCCAACTCCTACTGGTCCGACTTCAACGCCGAGGACGAGCGCTCCTGGCAGATCGGCTACGGCCTGGACTTCGGCGCCTTCGGCGTACCTGGCCTGACCTACAAGATCGCCTACGTGCGTGGTGACAACATCAACACCCACGGCTTCGGCGAAGGCAAGGAGCGCGAGATCTTCAACCAGCTGCGCTACGTCGTCCAGGAAGGCCCGGCCAAGGACCTGTCGGTCAAGCTGCGTGGCTCGTTCCTGCGCACCAACAATGCTGTCCAGCAGAACGGCTACAACGACGACGGCAACGAAGTCCGCGTATTCGTCGAGTACCCGATCAGCATCTTCTGA